The genomic segment GTAATCCACGGACACGCCAAGCACGGTCAGCTCGCTTTCCGGAAATCCTTCCCGCAAGGCGATGAGGCCCGGAAATTCCTGGACACAGGGCTGACACCAGGTGGCCCAGAAATTGACCACGACCACCCGGCCCTTGTTGGCACCAATGAACTGCATCAGACCGGTGGCCGACATTTTTTCCACGGTTTGGGCCGATCCCACGGAACCAAGGCACAGAACAAAAAACATGGCGACAAGAACAGGCAGGGATTTCATGAAAGTCCTTGGGTTGATGTGCATGATGTCAACCTAGCCCGATTGCGGATTGGCCGTCAATCAAGGCGCTGGTTGCATTTTAGGCGGATTTGGCCCATTGCGGGGCCCACATTCACAGGAGGAACCATGACGACATTCATCAAGAAAAAAACGGAAATCGAGGACGCCGAAGCCTCCATGACGTTCAAGCCCGGCCAGTACTCAAAACCCGCATTCAGCCTGGAAACCAAAAATATTTATCTGATCGGCATGCGCGGCAGTGGCAAGACCACTCTGGCCAAAGCCCTGGCCGCGGCTCTGGATTGCGCCTTCGTGGACACGGACGAGGTCCTGGTCCGGGACGCCGGGCAGAGCGTTGACGAAATTGTGAGCGCTCATGGATGGGAGCATTTCCGCGCCCTGGAGGAACAAACCCTGGCCAAGGTCGCCGGCCTGCCCGGCAAGGTCGTGGCCACGGGCGGGGGTATTGTTCTGTCCGCCGCCAACCGGGACCTGATGTACAAGACCGGGGTCAGTTTTTATCTGGCGGCCGATGCCGCGCTGCTGACCGGTCGCATTCTGCGGGACGATAATCCCGCCCAGCGTCCGGCCCTGACCGGTCTGGCCCTGCACGACGAGGTCGCCCACATCATGTCCGAGCGCGAACCTCTGTACATGGCCGGCATGGACCACATGCTCCAGGCCAATCGGAGCGTCGAGGAATTGGTCGATGACGTGTTGGTCGATCTGGGCCTCAAGGCGTGGGACTATTCCGAAAAAGCCCGGATCATGGACCGTTACTAAATTCTGGCCACTGCCAAAAAAATCGTGTGCAACGCCACGACCAGAACGACAAACACGGGGCGGGCATACCGGGTATGTCCCGCCAGGGTCAGGTTGATGTGCCCGTGCGGACAACGCGGCAGACAATCGCCGCACAGCGAGCAGCTTAAACCGGGGCGCTTGCGGGCCAGATCCTCTAGGGTCAGGGCATTGTAGCGGCAGGCCCGGGCGCAGAGACCGCACCCCGTGCAATCCGGAGCGATACGCACGCGCCAGGGCAGAATACGCCCGACCAGATTGTTGACCAGCCCAACGGGACACCACATGGTGCAATGGACCATGGTTCCGCTTTTTCGGGACCAGAGCGCCATGATGCCAATCCCGGTCAGACCGAACAAGACGGCCACGCCCAGGGCCCATGCCCAGGTCACGCCAGCCAGCCGCAGGGCCAGCGGGACAAGGATCGTTCCCGCGAGAATGCCCGTCCGGACTCGCGGGGCCCAGGCGGGCAGGGGGCGCGGCCGTTTCGGTCCCAGCCGGGACAACTGGTCGTCCCAGGCCCCGATGTAGCACAGATGGCTGCACCAAGCCGGGCCGACCAGAAGCAGGGAAACACCGAGCAGGATCGGCATGAACAGCCCCTCGCCCCGGTACAGGGGGCCGGCCAGGATCAGGGCCGGCACGGGCAGATGCAGCTTGCCGGTCATGAGAAATTCCGTCATTCCGCCCAGACCCAGTGCAAGTTGCCCAAAAAAAACCAGGGAAAAGAGGCTCCAGATGAAAGCCCGGACGCGCGGCGCCGAGCCGGTCAGCATGTGGCGGACAACAACACCCGCGTACATGGCGAAAAAGCCGATCCAAGCCGGGCTGGAGCCAGGCAGAAAACGCTCGCCCAGCAGCAGGGGAAAGGGCGCCGTGACCGTGGCCGCGATCATGGCCGCGCCGACCAAAAGCATGGCCGCGCTCTGGGCCCACGTAGTGCTGTCCACGGGGCCAAGGAGCCGGTGGCCGGCCCGGCCAAGAAGAAGCACCAATCCTGCCACATGGAGCAGACAGACCGCGCCGAGAATGGCCGCCAGCCGCAGATAGGGCATGTCGAATTGAAGACGCGTGGCGATCAGACCGGCGGCCTGGTCTGTCCAGAGCCAGAAACCGGCCACAAGGGCCAGGGCCATGAGTGGTCGGGGCACAAGGCGGGGAAAGAGCGCGCCCAAGGCCGGAAGCAGGGCCGCCAGACATTCCCAGACAGTGCCGAAGCGCAGAAAATGGGCTCCGGCCAGAAGTCCGCAAAAAACGATCAGGGCGCGCAGCGGCATGGTCATGGCCGGACCAGGGGGTCGAAGCGGTTTTGTCCCAGGCGTTCGACGACGTCGCCCAGACGTTCCCGACCGTGTTGATGCTTCATAAGCACGGATACAACCCGTTCCAGGACATGCATGGCCTCGGACGGGGAAAAAACGCCGAGCTCATGGGCCAGACGCGGATGACGGCCGAGTTTGCCGCCGACCAAGACGCGGTAGCCGTCCGGTCCGTGGCGCAGCGCCCCGGTCGGGCAGACCCTGACGCAGGCCGCGCAGCCCAGGCAGGCGTTCCGGTCGATGCGGATGGTGTCATCCAGACAGAACGCATCTTCGACGCACGCGGCCACGCACGCGCCGCAGGCGGTGCATGCTCCGGCGTCGAGCAGGACGGACGTCGTGGCGACAAGGGCGAAATCCGCGATATGCGGCTGGCTGCATCCGTTGGGGCAGGCGGCCACGGCAACGCGGAATTGCTGGTGGTGGCGGATGGGATGCCCCTGGCTGGCGAGAAAGGCGGCCCAGCCCGAGGCATCCAGTATCCGCGCGAGATCCGCGCTTGGATCGCGGGTGACGACGGCATGGGGGCAGCGGATACAGCCCCGGCAAGTTCGGATGGCAAACGAAGGCAATGATTCCGAAGTGTTGTCTTTCATGCGTGCTCGCCTACCACCAAAACAGTGAAGTTTTTTTGACACGGGTCAAAAAAAGGCGGCAATTTCGGCGCATGGATCAAGCCAATTTGACAACAAGGGGAATGACGTGCAGCCCCCTGCGGACTTCCCGGGTTGGGGACAGATTCCAGGACGAGGCCTCCAGGCCCAGTTTGGCGCACAGGTCGGTCACGGTCTGCCCCACGGCCAGGACTGGATGCCGGGCAAAGACACGGGGCAGGCCGTGGGTCAGGTTGCAGACTAGGCATTTTCCCGGTCGTTCGAGCAGATGAAAGGCCAGGTGGAGTTCGGTCGGCGTTTGCTTCTCGAAACGCAGCCGGATATCATAGGCGCCATCCTCGGTTCCATCGAACAAGGCGTCGAAAAAGGCGTCGGCCCTGGCCGGGGGAAAAACATGGTCGAGAAAATCGGCGTCGAGAGTCGCGGCTGCGTTGGACATGGGCATGGAGTACTCCTTGGCGGGTGAAAATGTCGCGCAGTCCTACGCAGGCCGGAAATGGCGGTCAAGGCTTGCGGACGGAAGCCCCGCCGGACAGGGCGCGAGGAGGAATTTATGTCGGATCGTATCGAAAACATCGAAGTTCACTGCGGCTATCTGCAAAAAACCGTCGATGAGCTAAGCGGCGTTGTCCTGGAGCAGCAACGGGAAATCCACGAGTTGCGGCGCGGCCTCAAAATTTTGGCCCAGAAATTCCAGGAATTATCAACTCCCGTGGAGATTGCTCCCGACGAAAAGCCCCCGCATTATTGACGCGCCCCCAAGGCCGGCCACTTCGCCATGGAGCCAATCAATACCCAGGCCGGACGCCAGATAGCGCCGGGTTTGTCCGTCCCGGTTTGCGGGGACGCACCGGTTGATCGTGGGTTTTCCGGCGGCGTGTCCATGGCTGTCGTCGCGCTATTTACAATCACCGTCCGCTGGCATAAGCAAATGCACCTTTGAATCTATCTCCCTAGTATTTTTGAGGGAGACTTATCTTCCTGCAGTGTCCGAGCGGCCTCCTGCAGCTATCAGGACTATATTATGCGTAGAAACATCGAACATGTGGGTTGGGGGAAACTGACCTACGAAATCAGGGCAATCGTGGCCGTGGCCCATGACCTCCGCAACCTCGGTCTGGACATTGTTTGGGAAAACATCGGCGATCCCATCGAAAAGGGCGAGCCGGTACCGGCCTGGATCAAGGAAATCATCGCCGACCTGGCCATGGAAGACCACACCTATGGCTACTGCGCCACCCAGGGCATTTTGGAGACGCGTGAATTCGTGGCCCAATTGGTCAACCGACGCGGCAGCTATCAGGTCACGGCCGACGATATTATTTTCTTCAACGGTCTGGGCGACGCCGTGGCCAAGATTTTTGGCTTCCTCAAGCGCGAGGCCAGGGTCATCGGTCCGTCTCCGGCCTATTCGACCCATTCCTCGGCCGAGGCCGCCCATTCCGGCTATGAACACCTGACCTACGAGTTGGACCCCAACAACGGCTGGATGCCCGATCTGGTCGATCTGGAAAACAAAATCCGCTACAACGATTCCATCGCCGGCATCCTGTTCATCAATCCGGACAACCCGACCGGCGCGGTCTACCCGTGCGAGCTGATCGAAAAAATCGTGGACATTGCCCGGCGTTACGATGTTTTTGTCCTGGCCGACGAAATCTACGCCAACATCGTCTACAGCGGACACCCGACCTGCAGTCTGTCCGAGGTCATCGGCGACGTGCCGGGCATGGCCCTGCGCGGCATCTCCAAGGAATATCCGTGGCCGGGCGGGCGTTGTGGCTGGATGGAAGTCTACAACAAGGACAAGAATCCGGATTTCAAGGCCTATATCCGCAGCCTCCTGAACGCCAAGATGCTCGAGGTCTGTTCCACCAGCTTGCCCCAGCTGTCCATTCCCAGGGTCATGGGCGATCCGCGCTACCCGGCCCATCTCGACGCCAGACGCCACATGTTCGAACATCGCGCCCAGGAAGCCTGGGAAGCGTTTCAGGGCGTGTCCGGCGTGCGGGTTATCAAGCCCCAGGGCGCGTTTTACATGGCGGTCATGTTCGAGGACGGAGTCCTCAATGGCAACCAGACCCTGGATATCGCCAACCCCAAGGCGCGGGCCTACATCGAGGACATCGTCAAGGGCGTGGAGGTGGACAAGCGTTTTGTCTATTACCTGCTTGGCGCCACCGGAATCTGCGTGGTTCCCCTGACCGGATTCTGTTGCAACCGCAAGGGGTTCCGGGTCACGCTTCTGGAAACGGACGACGCCAAGCGCCAGCAGACCTGGAAGACCATCGGCCAGGCCATCACCACGTACCTCGCCTCGGCCTGATTCCCATGACGGACGACGTGTCGACGCGCTGGCTGGACTGGGCCCGGGAGATCCAATCCCTGGCCCAGACCGGCTTGGCCTTCACCAAAAATCCCTTTGATCGTATCAGTTTCACGCGTTTGTCCGACATCGCGGCGGAAATTTTGGCCGAACACTCCCAATTGCCCTTGCCCCTGATCCGGCGGTCCTTTTCCCTGGAGCCCGGCTACGCCACGCCCAAGGTCGATGTGCGGGCGGCGGTGGTGCGGGACGGGCGGATTCTGCTGGTCCGGGAAAAATCCGACGGCAAATGGGCCATGCCCGGCGGCTGGGCCGACGTGGGCGACCGTCCGTCCGAGACCGCCGAGCGGGAAACCCTCGAGGAAAGCGGCTTCCTGGTCCGGGCCACCAAGCTGGTCGGGGCCTTTGACGCCAATCGGGGGGAAAGGGCGAACATGTTTTACCACGCGGTGAAGCTGGTTTTCCTCTGCGACCTCGTCGGCGGCGAGGCCACCGTCAGCATGGAAACGCTGGACGTGGATTTTTTCGATTTCAACGATCTGCCCCCGCTGTCCGAATTCAGAACCAACCATCGTCATCTGGACGAGATCGTGGAGCATCTGCTCGACGTTTCCCGACCAGCGGCATTCGACTGATTTTCGCATGAACACCGACACCCGTTCCCTGCCCATCGGCGTATTTGATTCCGGCATTGGCGGCCTGACCGTTCTCAAGGCCCTGAGCGAAACCCTGCCCAACGAGAGTTTCGTCTATCTTGGTGACACGGCCCGCCTGCCGTATGGAACCAAAAGCGCCAAGTCCGTGACCAGATACGCATTGCAGACCTCGGCCCTGCTCCGTGCCCGAGGCGTGAAA from the Deltaproteobacteria bacterium genome contains:
- a CDS encoding TlpA family protein disulfide reductase; this encodes MHINPRTFMKSLPVLVAMFFVLCLGSVGSAQTVEKMSATGLMQFIGANKGRVVVVNFWATWCQPCVQEFPGLIALREGFPESELTVLGVSVDYNLKAAQRFVDRSGVNFPVFLDEGNISSTFDVQGIPRTMVFNGAGKKIFDHVGYIEPASFRHIVERVQAMP
- the aroL gene encoding shikimate kinase AroL, which gives rise to MTTFIKKKTEIEDAEASMTFKPGQYSKPAFSLETKNIYLIGMRGSGKTTLAKALAAALDCAFVDTDEVLVRDAGQSVDEIVSAHGWEHFRALEEQTLAKVAGLPGKVVATGGGIVLSAANRDLMYKTGVSFYLAADAALLTGRILRDDNPAQRPALTGLALHDEVAHIMSEREPLYMAGMDHMLQANRSVEELVDDVLVDLGLKAWDYSEKARIMDRY
- a CDS encoding 4Fe-4S binding protein, with translation MTMPLRALIVFCGLLAGAHFLRFGTVWECLAALLPALGALFPRLVPRPLMALALVAGFWLWTDQAAGLIATRLQFDMPYLRLAAILGAVCLLHVAGLVLLLGRAGHRLLGPVDSTTWAQSAAMLLVGAAMIAATVTAPFPLLLGERFLPGSSPAWIGFFAMYAGVVVRHMLTGSAPRVRAFIWSLFSLVFFGQLALGLGGMTEFLMTGKLHLPVPALILAGPLYRGEGLFMPILLGVSLLLVGPAWCSHLCYIGAWDDQLSRLGPKRPRPLPAWAPRVRTGILAGTILVPLALRLAGVTWAWALGVAVLFGLTGIGIMALWSRKSGTMVHCTMWCPVGLVNNLVGRILPWRVRIAPDCTGCGLCARACRYNALTLEDLARKRPGLSCSLCGDCLPRCPHGHINLTLAGHTRYARPVFVVLVVALHTIFLAVARI
- a CDS encoding 4Fe-4S dicluster domain-containing protein, which codes for MKDNTSESLPSFAIRTCRGCIRCPHAVVTRDPSADLARILDASGWAAFLASQGHPIRHHQQFRVAVAACPNGCSQPHIADFALVATTSVLLDAGACTACGACVAACVEDAFCLDDTIRIDRNACLGCAACVRVCPTGALRHGPDGYRVLVGGKLGRHPRLAHELGVFSPSEAMHVLERVVSVLMKHQHGRERLGDVVERLGQNRFDPLVRP
- a CDS encoding pancreas/duodenum homeobox protein 1 — protein: MSNAAATLDADFLDHVFPPARADAFFDALFDGTEDGAYDIRLRFEKQTPTELHLAFHLLERPGKCLVCNLTHGLPRVFARHPVLAVGQTVTDLCAKLGLEASSWNLSPTREVRRGLHVIPLVVKLA
- a CDS encoding SlyX family protein, with the protein product MAVKACGRKPRRTGREEEFMSDRIENIEVHCGYLQKTVDELSGVVLEQQREIHELRRGLKILAQKFQELSTPVEIAPDEKPPHY
- a CDS encoding pyridoxal phosphate-dependent aminotransferase, producing the protein MRRNIEHVGWGKLTYEIRAIVAVAHDLRNLGLDIVWENIGDPIEKGEPVPAWIKEIIADLAMEDHTYGYCATQGILETREFVAQLVNRRGSYQVTADDIIFFNGLGDAVAKIFGFLKREARVIGPSPAYSTHSSAEAAHSGYEHLTYELDPNNGWMPDLVDLENKIRYNDSIAGILFINPDNPTGAVYPCELIEKIVDIARRYDVFVLADEIYANIVYSGHPTCSLSEVIGDVPGMALRGISKEYPWPGGRCGWMEVYNKDKNPDFKAYIRSLLNAKMLEVCSTSLPQLSIPRVMGDPRYPAHLDARRHMFEHRAQEAWEAFQGVSGVRVIKPQGAFYMAVMFEDGVLNGNQTLDIANPKARAYIEDIVKGVEVDKRFVYYLLGATGICVVPLTGFCCNRKGFRVTLLETDDAKRQQTWKTIGQAITTYLASA
- a CDS encoding NUDIX domain-containing protein — protein: MTDDVSTRWLDWAREIQSLAQTGLAFTKNPFDRISFTRLSDIAAEILAEHSQLPLPLIRRSFSLEPGYATPKVDVRAAVVRDGRILLVREKSDGKWAMPGGWADVGDRPSETAERETLEESGFLVRATKLVGAFDANRGERANMFYHAVKLVFLCDLVGGEATVSMETLDVDFFDFNDLPPLSEFRTNHRHLDEIVEHLLDVSRPAAFD